One genomic window of Amphiura filiformis chromosome 3, Afil_fr2py, whole genome shotgun sequence includes the following:
- the LOC140147381 gene encoding LOW QUALITY PROTEIN: uncharacterized protein (The sequence of the model RefSeq protein was modified relative to this genomic sequence to represent the inferred CDS: inserted 1 base in 1 codon; deleted 1 base in 1 codon), with protein sequence MVGDYRIKEDGRELKLKELTKTGGTKPIYLAPGRRLEVFKGKAVKATDPSIYDWVADVRAQLELRSLTNTEAAAFIKEHLSGDARKEICGRGDTISSKPEVILQILVRVFGDGDNLPQLQQRFFSYRQEPNQDLLSCSLALVHLYDRMSCLDESYKASRQISLKGQLAEAVHDENLRXELRRLNIESPSLSYFDFRDRAVKWLGKSPKKTKDVSLNETSTGEDSVLALLKKQAEQLDAQQKQINKLQIMLQTKRERRCFRCNQVGHFKANCPKTSSETTRDQQQRPLNA encoded by the exons ATGGTTGGCGACTA CCGAATTAAAGAAGACGGAAGAGAATTAAAGCTGAAAGAACTAACGAAGACAGGCGGTACAAAGCCAATCTACCTGGCACCTGGTCGACGCCTTGAAGTCTTCAAGGGCAAGGCAGTCAAAGCAACCGACCCCTCGATCTACGACTGGGTTGCTGATGTTCGAGCGCAGCTGGAACTGCGGTCTTTGACTAATACTGAGGCAGCGGCCTTCATAAAAGAGCATCTCTCTGGTGACGCCAGGAAGGAGATTTGTGGCCGGGGTGATACCATCAGCTCGAAGCCCGAAGTAATACTTCAGATATTAGTCAGAGTTTTCGGAGATGGAGACAATCTACCTCAGCTCCAGCAACGGTTTTTCAGTTACCGACAAGAACCGAACCAGGATCTTCTAAGCTGTTCCTTGGCATTAGTTCACTTGTACGACCGTATGTCATGCTTGGACGAGTCTTAC AAAGCAAGTCGGCAAATTTCACTGAAAGGGCAACTTGCAGAAGCAGTCCACGATGAGAATTTGA CGGAGCTACGGCGCCTAAACATTGAATCACCATCATTGTCTTACTTCGATTTTCGGGATCGGGCAGTAAAGTGGTTAGGAAAATCGCCAAAGAAGACAAAGGATGTCTCTCTTAATGAGACAAGTACTGGTGAAGACAGTGTGTTGGCACTCCTGAAGAAGCAGGCAGAGCAACTGGATGCTCAACAGAAGCAGATAAATAAACTGCAGATAATGCTCCAGACGAAGAGAGAGCGCAGATGTTTCCGGTGCAACCAAGTTGGACACTTCAAGGCCAACTGCCCCAAGACGTCTAGTGAGACAACAAGGGACCAACAGCAACGTCCTTTAAACGCATAA